A stretch of DNA from Actinomycetota bacterium:
TCATACGCAGAATCTCCCCGGCTTCATTGCACTCGAAGATGTCGCAGACGCGTCCAACAGGACCTGCTGGTGTCATTGATGTCAGTTCCACGATTGCCACATTGCCATCCTGGTAATAGCGGGCGTCAGTGAAGGTCATCGATGCGGTCTGTTCGGAGAGCGACTCGTATCCGGCGACGATGGCATCGCGTCCGCGCGTGGGGGGATTGTCATTTGGTGGCACCCAAAGGCCGTCTTCGGCGAAGAGTCGACCCATGTCGCCCATGCGGTTGGCGTTGAACAGTTCGACATATCGCTGTGCAGTTTCTATTGGCGTCATGCGTGCCATTGTGCCGAAACGATCACGTGATGCCTGCGCGATTGCTTGGATTCGAAATGCAATTCCTTGTGGTCCTGTTCATCGCCAGGTTCTCGAATCAGTAGAGGCCTCACCCGCGGTGATCTGCAGGTGAGGCCTCTACTCGTGCTGGTGAAGGGTGAGACGAACTAGGAAGCAAGTGCCTTTGACTTCAGCTGGTCGAACTCAGCCTGATTGATGGCACCGCTGTCGAGCAGGCTCTTCGCCGAAGTGATTTGCTCCGTCGGCGTTCCGGAGGTACCGGCTACAGACTGGATGTATTCAGTCTGAGCTTTCTGCATTGCCTGGGCTTGCTCGATGGCACGTTCATGCATTCCGCCTCCGCGAGCAATCAAGTAGACGAGGACTCCCAGCCACGGAATGATGATGACGACAATGACCCAGATCGTCTTGCCGCCGCCGCCGAGGTCCTTGCTGCGGAAGATGTCACTCAGTACCCAGAACAAGCACATGAACCAAGCAAAGAACAAGAAGAATTCAATCAAACCAAGCAGGTAACTGCCGTTGTCATCGAACATGAAGGCCCCCATCACAAATATGCCTGCGGGAACTCCGCCTGCATGCGGTGTGTAGTCTGCCAGCGACTACTGAAGCAAATCGATCCCGCACGTCGCATTGACTTCATCGGCATGTGTGAGCACTGCATTGAGGGCCTCGGTTGTCTGCGCGTCTGTGGTGCTGCTCGGATCGCTGTTGACCTGAGCAACCAGAGTGAACATCTCCGCGAGATCCTCACGACCATCTGCCGAAGCAGCATCTGCAACGGGGAACATGGCTTCGCCGAAGGCCGCCAGCTCCTCGTTGCTTGCGGGTTCACCCGACGCAGGCTTAATGGCGTAAGCAGCTGCCAATGGGTCACAGTAGGTGAAGCCTTCGTCGACCAAGGGAGTCTGGCTCTCGGGCGTCTGGCTCATCGGCGCCTGGCTCATCGGTGCCTTGCTCGTGGCGGGGGCGCTCGTCGTTGGCGAACTGCTTGAGCATGCCACGAGGCCAGCTGAGGCAAGCACAAGTCCGGCTGTGCATACGAGTGCGCTCGTCATTGAAAGTCTCATGTGCTGGACGCTATCGCTACTCGTTGGGTACGAAAATGGATGCCAGCTCGTGGCGGACGATGTCGAGCAGGGCATTTCTCGACAGATTCGCGCGCTCGCTCCCAAACTCTGATCACGATGTCAGCAGCTCTCCTGATCGTCTTGGGCTCCGAGCACATTGAACCAGTTGAGCGTAGGTTGATCAGATGAGCGTCATCAACGATCCGGAAGTCATCGCACGGCTCCTGCGGGTAGATGAGGTGTGGGCAGTCGTTGGCCTGTCAAACAATCGCACGAGAGATGCCTACCGAATTGCTCAACTGCTTCAGCAGAAAGGCAAACGAATCATCCCAGTGCATCCGTCAGCCGAGACAGTCCATGGCGAAAAGGGCTACCCGAGTCTCACCGCGGCGAATGAAGCATTAGGTCACATCGATGTCGTCGATGTATTCGTCAATGCGGACTTGGCCCGCGAGGTTGCCGAGGAAGCTATCGCTATTGGTGCAGGTGCAGTGTGGTTTCAACTCGGCGTCATCGATTCAGGTGCTGCCGATCGGGTGATCACAGCAGGGCTGGATATGGTGATGGATCGCTGCCCGGCAATCGAATGGCCGCGTCTTTCAAACCCAAACTAATCCTGGGCTATCGAGCTAGGCGCGACGAACAACCATCTCCTGGCTGGCTGATGCAACCATGCGACCGGACTCATCGTAGAAGTTGCCGCTGTAATGACCACGTCCCGATGACAAGGAGTGACCAGTCCAATCCATGAGGTGCCAATTGTTCAAATTGAACGGTCGATGGAACCAGATCGCGTGATCGATGCTGGTCACCATCGCGTCGTCTGGAAACTCGGGGAACTGAACTAAGCCGGTATAGAAGTCAGAGGCGTAAGTCATCGCACAGGCCTGCAGATGTTGGTCGCTACCTAACTCCGGCAGTACCCGACTCCAACTGCGTGGGGGATGGGCGAGCTGCAACTCCGGCGCAGAGTCAACAATCTGAATGTCGGAAGAGACGGGATGCGAGTAGGCCTCGAATGTGTCGCCGGGTGCGTTGGTGCCGGGGAAGGACTGTGACTGTGCTTCGAAGCCACCTTCTGGGGTGTGAAACGATGCCAGCGCATTCATCAAGAGGCGACTTCCTTGTACAACTTTCATCTTGCGCGCAGAGACTGAACGGCCATCTCGTTCGCGCGTAACGCGAATTTCTACAGGCGTGGAACAGTCTGCGGCCGCGACGAAATATGCATGCATTGAATGTGCGGCCCGACTCACTGACACCGTCGTGCAGGCAGCCATGAGTGCTTGAGCGAGCAGTTGGCCGCCATAGATATGTGGGTTCGCAGAATCGAATACTCCGGTGACGAAGACATCGTCTCCAGTGTCTTGCATTGCGAGTATGTCAACCAAGGTCGACATGTCTTTGCCTCCATAGGACTCGCCGCTATGACCGACCACCAGCCCGATGTGGCGAGTCAGTCCTTTGCCATTGAAGCATCTAATGAGGGCTACGTGAGTGGTATTTCGGACTAATAGCGCAAACAGTGTGTAACGGAAAGAAGGGTATTCCCGGGCCTGAGAACAAGGCCAGATGTGGCGACATTGTGGACGTGAACACTGGCAAGGTGCTTGGCTTACAAGCGTGCGTGAAACACCTTGCCTCAAGAGCTTGGCATTCAACATGTGGTGTCTGAATGTTGTGATGAGCAGACACCCAGTTTCAGCCTCACTTACGAGTGAAGAGGCCCTTCACTCAGCCATGTGCGACTGGAATATCACCAAATGAATTGACGCCAAATACAGCACCAACCGCATGTGCCAAGTGGGGTAAGTAGTGGTCCGGTGCCGTGAGAAGGAGTGAAATCTATGAGCGATCAGCGTTATCTGACGGAGCGAGTTGACGACACGGACGCCATTCTTGGCGATCTGAAGATCATTGACGGCGACAGCCATTTCAGCGAACCACCGGATTTGTGGACTTCGCGTGCACCGTCGAAATGGAAGGACCGGATGCCGAAGTGGGACACATTGAATGGCCAGACCGTCTGGACAATTGACGGCAAGTACTGGTGTGGCATGGGCGGCAACACGATCAACAAGAACATGGAGAAGGTCCTTGGAACTCTCTCCCTGCCCAACGATGAGATTCCGGACTCGAACTGGACCGCGCAAGGTCGCCT
This window harbors:
- a CDS encoding SHOCT domain-containing protein, with product MFDDNGSYLLGLIEFFLFFAWFMCLFWVLSDIFRSKDLGGGGKTIWVIVVIIIPWLGVLVYLIARGGGMHERAIEQAQAMQKAQTEYIQSVAGTSGTPTEQITSAKSLLDSGAINQAEFDQLKSKALAS
- a CDS encoding CoA-binding protein — translated: MSVINDPEVIARLLRVDEVWAVVGLSNNRTRDAYRIAQLLQQKGKRIIPVHPSAETVHGEKGYPSLTAANEALGHIDVVDVFVNADLAREVAEEAIAIGAGAVWFQLGVIDSGAADRVITAGLDMVMDRCPAIEWPRLSNPN
- a CDS encoding thioesterase family protein — encoded protein: MSTLVDILAMQDTGDDVFVTGVFDSANPHIYGGQLLAQALMAACTTVSVSRAAHSMHAYFVAAADCSTPVEIRVTRERDGRSVSARKMKVVQGSRLLMNALASFHTPEGGFEAQSQSFPGTNAPGDTFEAYSHPVSSDIQIVDSAPELQLAHPPRSWSRVLPELGSDQHLQACAMTYASDFYTGLVQFPEFPDDAMVTSIDHAIWFHRPFNLNNWHLMDWTGHSLSSGRGHYSGNFYDESGRMVASASQEMVVRRA
- a CDS encoding nuclear transport factor 2 family protein: MTPIETAQRYVELFNANRMGDMGRLFAEDGLWVPPNDNPPTRGRDAIVAGYESLSEQTASMTFTDARYYQDGNVAIVELTSMTPAGPVGRVCDIFECNEAGEILRMTGYSYSPAA